Proteins from a single region of Macrotis lagotis isolate mMagLag1 chromosome 2, bilby.v1.9.chrom.fasta, whole genome shotgun sequence:
- the LOC141511031 gene encoding heterogeneous nuclear ribonucleoprotein H-like: MKKQSQCIGPRYNEGFSWNNVEMIQVFNRGTPDGSLIANGGLLCIRGLPFGCNKETIRHFFSALEALPCGIILPVDFQGKSTGTALVQFASQEAAEIAIRKHKGRPEPCYVKNLKNDSTQMPNHWGPFRVFMVKQRPIPYDRQSPRLRLKTVSEEGYDKRIRPSVYERIYGIYDYRNRSSDNHSIDFNISTRKISDNRSGDFIFHNATCHHWVHMRGLPYKATVNDIYQFFSPLCPLRVHIEIGQDGKATGEADVDFVTHEDAVAAMIKEKTYMQHRYIELFLYSTARGKMDAFTSKVLRARGNQLRSDLLERPQLDMRCSISNSLKNRLGGRYLNSDVMKSHCIVKGNMLCVQVKGMSNYV, encoded by the coding sequence atgaagaaacagagtcaATGCATTGGGCCCAGGTATAATGAAGGGTTTTCCTGGAATAATGTTGAAATGATTCAGGTTTTCAATCGGGGCACTCCTGATGGCTCCCTAATTGCTAATGGTGGCCTTCTCTGTATTCGAGGGCTCCCTTTTGGTTGTAACAAGGAAACTATTAGGCATTTCTTTTCAGCATTAGAAGCACTGCCCTGTGGAATAATACTTCCTGTGGATTTTCAAGGAAAGAGCACAGGGACTGCCTTGGTGCAATTTGCTTCCCAGGAAGCAGCAGAAATAGCTATAAGGAAACACAAGGGAAGACCAGAGCCTTGCTAtgtgaaaaacctcaagaatgaTTCAACACAAATGCCCAATCACTGGGGACCCTTTCGGGTATTCATGGTTAAGCAGAGACCAATCCCTTATGATAGGCAAAGTCCTAGATTGAGGTTAAAAACCGTAAGCGAAGAAGGTTATGATAAGAGAATCAGACCTAGTGTCTATGAGAGGATATATGGAATCTATGATTACAGGAATAGATCCAGTGATAACCACAGCATTGATTTCAACATTAGCACCAGGAAAATATCTGATAACAGAAGTGGAGATTTCATCTTTCACAATGCAACTTGCCACCACTGGGTCCACATGAGAGGACTGCCTTATAAAGCAACAGTGAATGACATTTACCAATTCTTTTCACCACTCTGCCCCTTGAGAGTACACATTGAAATTGGGCAAGATGGAAAGGCAACTGGAGAGGCCGATGTTGACTTTGTTACACATGAGGATGCAGTGGCTGCCATGATAAAGGAGAAAACCTACATGCAGCACAGATACATTGAACTTTTCTTGTACTCTACTGCAAGAGGAAAAATGGATGCATTCACTAGTAAAGTTCTAAGAGCCAGAGGAAACCAGCTTAGAAGTGACCTGCTTGAGAGGCCACAACTGGATATGAGATGTAGCATAAGCAACAGTCTTAAAAACAGGCTTGGAGGAAGATATCTGAATAGTGACGTGATGAAGAGTCACTGTATTGTCAAGGGAAACATGTTGTGTGTGCAAGTGAAGGGCATGTCCAATTATGTGTGA